In a single window of the Rhodamnia argentea isolate NSW1041297 chromosome 2, ASM2092103v1, whole genome shotgun sequence genome:
- the LOC115739139 gene encoding uncharacterized protein LOC115739139: protein MTFGHYPVAGLRVNPSIRCLLIDTPTLLRPVSPTPIVPLKPLSLQLRHPLSHSFDSAKLFPGRKRPRRGRRLFPSASSSSSSSSSLELPLLPFNVNEVLVPSESKVLHLYEAIYLALLEESLSRKNLFVHFVLEPINIPGSSDGTSFAAKYGCLVLIEKVEQLDVGALVSIRGVCRVKLLNFIQAEPYLKGLVIPLQDSIAENPSETSSKVDQLKESLCDLIKLEIKLKAPKEALLQTHTANSLRWSENTPSVGCDESFIPSLAERVSFAALQPVSGSTELELLKLQQEKLRAMDTKETLKRLEDSLVLVKENISIVAAKLAIQSLEM from the exons ATGACTTTCGGTCACTACCCAGTCGCTGGTCTCCGCGTGAACCCCTCGATTCGGTGCCTTCTCATCGACACCCCAACTCTTCTTCGCCCGGTATCTCCGACCCCAATCGTCCCGCTCAAACCCCTCTCGCTGCAACTTCGTCACCCTCTTTCTCATTCCTTCGATTCCGCGAAACTGTTCCCCGGGAGGAAGCGCCCCAGACGGGGTCGCCGTCTATTTCCCagcgcttcttcttcttcttcttcttcttcttctttggagcTCCCTCTCCTCCCTTTCAATGTGAACGAG GTACTTGTTCCCTCCGAGAGTAAAGTACTACATTTGTATGAGGCTATATATTTAGCCCTGCTGGAGGAG TCTCTGTCAAGGAAGAATCTCTTTGTGCATTTCGTACTCGAGCCCATAAATATACCTGGTTCATCGGATGGGACATCATTTGCGGCCAAATATGGTTGCCTGGTTTTGATAGAGAAG GTTGAACAGCTAGATGTTGGAGCACTAGTTTCTATACGAGGAGTTTGCCGTGTCAAACTTCTAAACTTTATACAG GCAGAACCTTACTTGAAAGGTCTAGTCATACCATTGCAGGACTCAATTGCTGAAAATCCTAGTGAAACTAGCTCAAAAGTGGATCAATTAAAAGAGTCTCTTTGCGATTTAATTAAGCTGGAAATTAAACTCAAG GCTCCCAAGGAGGCACTCTTGCAAACACATACTGCAAACTCTCTAAGGTGGTCTGAAAACACACCATCAGTAGGGTGTGACGAGAGTTTCATTCCTTCATTGGCTGAGCGAGTTTCCTTTGCAGCCCTGCAGCCCGTGTCAG GATCAACTGAATTGGAGCTGCTCAAGCTGCAACAAGAGAAGTTAAGGGCAATGGATACTAAAGAAACACTCAAGAGGCTAGAAGACTCACTAGTTTTAGTGAAGGAGAACATTTCAATAGTTGCGGCAAAGCTTGCTATCCAGTCTCTCGAGATGTAG
- the LOC115735433 gene encoding carboxymethylenebutenolidase homolog → MWGPQKDIPINLRFNSVRKLWLSALLPSHRERQREMASSVNAPHFHASVSAVGSNKNLVFCLRRSSFGFRPSNQPSSLFSPIASKLKAWKSEVQPSSNKIYCSLAELESENDEACELVNGTELSLGDGDDLIRAYLFTAVKNNNGTGILLLSDIYGFEDSSTREFAYRVACNGYNVLLPDLFRGDPWTKDRPKNLFEQWYAGQQPDRVAKDIGMAKDWLVNELLSAGISKKLGVIGFCFGGGRVIDILAKDESNHFSAGVSFYGTRIDRSTACNINVPILFISGDEDPLCPVSLLRDIENSIGRGSRVVIFEGRGHGFAHQPNSPDEDKDAEQAFLVMRSWLDDELVAGNSS, encoded by the exons ATGTGGGGGCCACAGAAAGATATTCCCATTAATCTCCGGTTCAATTCAGTTCGAAAGCTTTGGCTATCAGCGCTTCTCCCCTcgcacagagagagacagagagagatggctTCCTCGGTGAACGCCCCTCACTTCCATGCCTCGGTCAGCGCCGTCGGTTCCAACAAGAACCTCGTCTTCTGCCTCCGACGCTCCTCGTTTGGGTTTCGACCCTCTAATCAaccctcttctctcttctctcct ATTGCTTCCAAGTTGAAAGCATGGAAATCAGAAGTACAACCTTCCTCAAACAAGATATACTGCAGCCTAGCAGAACTCGAAAGCGAAAATGACGAGGCATGTGAATTGGTCAATGGGACGGAACTTTCCCTGGGGGATGGTGACGATCTCATCCGTGCTTACCTTTTCACGGCCGTGAAAAACAACAATGGCACTGGGATACTGCTCTTGTCCGATATATATGGATTTGAGGATTCCTCCACGCGGGAGTTTGCGTATCGAGTTGCTTGTAACGGTTACAA TGTGCTGCTTCCAGACTTATTTCGTGGAGATCCATGGACAAAAGACAGGCCGAAGAACCTCTTTGAGCAATGGTATGCTGGTCAACAACCAGACAGGGTCGCAAAGGACATCGGAATGGCAAAAGATTGGCTGGTCAATGAACTTTTATCCGCGGGGATCTCCAAGAAGCTTGGTGTTATCGGATTCTGTTTTGGCGGTGGCCGAGTAATAGACATTCTGGCCAAAGACGAGTCCAATCATTTTAGTGCTGGAGTCTCCTTCTACGGTACAAGGATCGACAGATCCACGGCTTGCAATATAAATGTGCCGATCTTGTTTATTTCAGGGGATGAAGATCCACTTTGTCCAGTGAGTTTGTTGAGGGATATTGAGAATAGTATCGGTAGAGGATCAAGGGTAGTGATTTTCGAAGGAAGAGGTCATGGATTTGCTCACCAGCCCAATTCTCCGGACGAAGATAAAGATGCAGAACAGGCATTTCTGGTCATGAGGAGCTGGCTGGATGATGAGCTAGTCGCG